From Arcticibacter tournemirensis, one genomic window encodes:
- a CDS encoding TonB-dependent receptor, with product MKLSFILLFLAIIQVRASSFAQKITIQVKEKNFEDFLMDIQQQSGYDFIYSAKLAKHAKPVTFSCRNADIEEVLKKSLFNQPFTYVVRGRAVTLIEKQQTVQYDQQAQVAGKVTDENNQPLPGVTVHVKNSSETTATNAEGNYKITAGANAVLIFRFIGFAEQEIATQGRSTINVSMRPDIKGLNEVVVVGYGTQKKVNLTGAVSSVSGADLALRPAGQTSAALQGVASGVTVIQGSGRPGGDNASIRIRGVGTISTADPLVLIDGVEGSINNIDPNIIESVSILKDAASSSIYGSRAANGVILVTTKRGTGDKISLGYNNYVGWQKETNTPDIVNALDHMLLLNEAYVNAGSTPIYADTLIESYRRRNGVSSDRYPNTDWQKETLTGSGLQQSHFLTVNGGTSKIRMLASFGYLDQAGIIENSSFRRYTVRSNADILFSEKFTARIDLQYVNAITTEPGAGSGEIFQWINGIPANQIAINENGTWGVGWNGFNPVSGTRDGGTNRTKGPFGSINAVINYKPFKWLNAEVAYAPKYAESLTKNFRKAVQSYLPNGTPSYLAPSKSTLTQGSSQSVYNNMRATLTASQNFGSHSFKLLAGMSREDYSTDYMTAYRDTYVLPDYPVLDAGSAATQTASGKGDEWALQSFFGRFNYNYKEKYLLELNGRYDGSSRFMKGNRYGFFPSVSAGWRISEEEFMREIRTVIANAKIRASWGKLGNQQIAGTDYYPYISSYTLGSYTLGGAAGTIVNTATLTTLANKTIAWESTEEKNIGLDLNLFSKLDVTADLYHRRTTGILLKLDIPLIVGLGAPPQNAGIVENKGWELGLGYSGQVRDLKYRIGFNVSDVKNEVVDLRGKNQTGLTVHREGHPAYSIFGYQADGFFQSDEEVASHATQFGTVKAGDIRYIDQNGDNIINEADKVVIGSTIPRYTFGSNINASWKGFDINLQIQGVGKADGYLYGPGIMPFNVGGAIGGTIREDNKDHWTPDNRDASFPRLAFGATNNEQASSFWLKDASYIRLKNFQVGYTLPSTMSGKIKVKRLRLFANGSNLFSIDNFWNGYDVEAPVGQGNYYPQVKVYSFGLEANF from the coding sequence ATGAAATTAAGCTTCATCCTACTTTTTTTGGCCATTATACAGGTGCGAGCTTCTTCCTTTGCGCAAAAGATCACCATCCAGGTGAAGGAGAAGAACTTCGAAGACTTTCTCATGGATATACAACAGCAAAGCGGGTATGATTTTATCTACAGTGCCAAACTGGCTAAACATGCAAAACCCGTAACATTCAGTTGCAGAAATGCAGACATCGAAGAAGTATTGAAGAAATCGCTTTTTAATCAACCTTTCACATACGTCGTGCGGGGTAGAGCCGTCACGCTTATTGAAAAGCAACAAACCGTGCAATACGATCAGCAAGCGCAGGTAGCGGGCAAAGTAACTGACGAGAACAATCAACCCTTGCCCGGCGTGACGGTTCATGTAAAGAACAGTAGCGAAACAACGGCAACTAACGCCGAGGGAAATTATAAGATCACTGCCGGCGCCAATGCCGTCCTGATATTCCGCTTCATCGGCTTTGCAGAGCAGGAGATCGCCACGCAAGGCAGGAGCACTATTAACGTGAGTATGCGGCCCGATATAAAGGGACTTAATGAAGTTGTAGTGGTAGGATACGGAACGCAGAAAAAGGTAAACCTTACAGGTGCCGTGAGTTCGGTTTCGGGGGCTGATCTGGCACTGCGGCCAGCGGGACAAACCTCCGCTGCTTTGCAGGGCGTCGCTTCAGGCGTCACCGTGATCCAGGGCTCAGGTAGACCGGGAGGTGATAACGCCAGTATCCGGATCCGGGGGGTTGGCACCATATCCACTGCCGACCCTCTTGTTCTGATCGATGGTGTCGAAGGGTCGATCAACAATATAGACCCCAATATTATTGAATCAGTATCTATTTTAAAGGACGCTGCGTCATCGTCTATTTACGGATCAAGGGCTGCAAATGGTGTTATTCTGGTTACCACAAAGAGAGGAACAGGTGACAAGATCTCTCTGGGTTATAATAATTATGTGGGATGGCAGAAAGAAACCAACACGCCCGATATTGTAAATGCCCTCGACCATATGTTACTGCTAAATGAAGCTTATGTCAACGCGGGCAGTACTCCCATTTATGCCGATACGCTGATCGAATCGTACAGGAGGCGGAACGGGGTCTCGTCAGACAGGTATCCCAATACCGACTGGCAAAAAGAAACGCTCACAGGGTCGGGGCTTCAGCAAAGCCATTTTCTTACCGTCAACGGGGGGACGTCAAAAATACGCATGCTGGCTTCTTTTGGCTATCTCGACCAGGCAGGCATTATTGAGAATTCCAGTTTTAGAAGGTATACGGTCCGCAGTAATGCCGATATTCTTTTTTCAGAGAAGTTTACTGCGAGGATAGACCTCCAATACGTCAATGCCATTACTACCGAACCGGGAGCCGGCTCCGGAGAGATCTTTCAATGGATTAACGGCATTCCGGCGAATCAGATTGCCATTAACGAAAACGGAACATGGGGCGTTGGCTGGAATGGATTTAATCCTGTCTCCGGTACCCGGGACGGTGGAACCAACCGCACAAAGGGGCCATTCGGAAGCATTAACGCAGTGATAAATTACAAACCATTTAAATGGCTAAATGCTGAGGTTGCTTATGCCCCTAAGTATGCGGAGTCGCTCACTAAAAACTTCCGCAAAGCCGTTCAGTCGTATCTGCCGAACGGAACACCGAGTTATCTGGCTCCTTCCAAATCGACACTAACCCAGGGCAGCAGCCAGTCTGTTTACAATAATATGAGGGCAACGCTTACTGCCAGTCAGAATTTCGGGTCGCATTCTTTCAAGCTGCTTGCGGGGATGTCACGGGAAGATTATTCAACTGATTATATGACGGCATACCGCGATACCTATGTCCTTCCGGATTATCCGGTACTCGATGCGGGTTCTGCTGCGACCCAGACGGCAAGCGGTAAAGGCGATGAATGGGCTCTCCAGTCGTTCTTTGGACGGTTTAACTACAACTATAAAGAAAAGTACCTGCTGGAACTTAACGGCCGGTACGACGGATCCTCCCGCTTTATGAAAGGCAACCGCTATGGTTTTTTCCCTTCAGTATCAGCAGGCTGGCGTATTTCAGAGGAAGAGTTTATGAGGGAGATCAGAACGGTTATTGCAAATGCAAAAATCAGGGCTTCCTGGGGAAAGTTAGGAAACCAGCAAATCGCTGGCACTGACTATTACCCCTACATATCTTCATATACTCTTGGATCGTATACGTTAGGCGGAGCAGCGGGAACTATCGTCAATACCGCTACTCTTACTACACTGGCAAATAAAACCATTGCCTGGGAATCTACGGAAGAAAAAAATATAGGACTTGACCTAAATCTATTCTCCAAACTGGATGTAACTGCTGATTTGTATCACCGGCGGACTACAGGCATCCTTTTGAAGTTAGATATCCCATTAATCGTAGGTCTGGGAGCTCCCCCTCAAAATGCAGGGATTGTAGAAAATAAGGGCTGGGAACTTGGTCTGGGGTACTCCGGCCAGGTAAGAGATTTGAAATATCGCATTGGCTTTAATGTGTCGGATGTAAAGAATGAAGTGGTAGATCTAAGAGGTAAAAATCAGACCGGTCTCACGGTACATCGCGAAGGACACCCTGCATACTCGATTTTCGGATACCAGGCCGACGGTTTTTTCCAGAGTGACGAAGAGGTAGCCTCACATGCTACCCAGTTCGGAACGGTAAAGGCCGGAGATATTCGTTACATAGATCAAAACGGCGACAATATCATCAACGAGGCGGATAAGGTAGTTATCGGGAGTACAATTCCCCGTTATACCTTCGGCTCCAATATCAATGCTTCATGGAAAGGTTTTGATATCAACCTCCAGATCCAGGGAGTAGGGAAGGCAGACGGTTACCTGTATGGACCCGGTATAATGCCTTTTAACGTGGGAGGAGCTATCGGCGGAACGATCCGTGAGGATAATAAGGACCACTGGACGCCCGATAACCGGGACGCCAGCTTTCCCAGGCTTGCTTTCGGCGCTACAAATAATGAGCAGGCATCGAGCTTCTGGTTAAAGGACGCCTCCTACATCAGACTTAAGAACTTTCAGGTTGGCTATACCCTGCC